In Collimonas arenae, a single genomic region encodes these proteins:
- the gstA gene encoding glutathione transferase GstA, whose amino-acid sequence MKLYFAPATCSLSPHIVLRELGLPFELVKVDNKTKKTADGGDFLAINPKGYVAALQLDNGAVLTEGPAIVQYLADLKPEAKLAPPNGSWERIRLQEALNFISSEIHAGMSPLFNAAIPAEVKAIFRDKLLKRLGQIDATLAQQDYLLGAQFSVADAYLFTVLRWAVFFSIDLAQWPAIAGYMERIGSRESVKAALAAEALA is encoded by the coding sequence ATGAAATTGTATTTTGCCCCCGCTACCTGTTCGCTCTCGCCGCACATCGTGCTGCGCGAACTGGGCCTGCCGTTTGAACTGGTCAAGGTCGACAACAAGACCAAGAAAACCGCCGATGGCGGCGACTTCCTGGCGATCAATCCGAAAGGCTATGTGGCGGCATTGCAGCTGGATAACGGCGCGGTGCTGACGGAAGGTCCTGCGATAGTCCAATACCTGGCCGACCTCAAGCCGGAAGCAAAACTGGCGCCGCCGAACGGCAGTTGGGAACGCATACGCCTGCAGGAAGCGCTGAATTTCATCAGCAGCGAAATCCACGCGGGGATGAGCCCGCTATTCAATGCGGCGATTCCCGCAGAGGTCAAAGCCATCTTCAGGGACAAGCTGCTCAAGCGGTTGGGGCAGATAGACGCCACACTGGCGCAACAGGATTACCTGCTCGGCGCGCAATTCAGCGTGGCCGACGCCTATCTGTTCACGGTGCTGCGCTGGGCGGTGTTTTTTTCGATCGATCTTGCGCAATGGCCGGCCATCGCCGGCTATATGGAGCGCATCGGTTCGCGCGAGTCGGTAAAGGCGGCGCTGGCTGCGGAAGCCCTGGCATAA
- a CDS encoding winged helix-turn-helix transcriptional regulator, protein MKKNVSGCSVEEAMLLLGGRWRLLLVSYLLDGPKRFNDLRRDMPNISQRMLTLDLRALEAAGLVLRTVYAEVPVKVEYCLTAEGQRLRKVVAVVQEFGLWLKEEHLPATQTKASVHEPAL, encoded by the coding sequence ATGAAGAAGAACGTCTCCGGTTGTTCGGTAGAGGAAGCCATGCTGTTGCTGGGCGGGCGCTGGCGCTTGTTGCTTGTGTCCTACCTGCTGGATGGCCCCAAGCGCTTCAACGATTTACGCCGCGACATGCCGAATATCTCGCAGCGCATGCTGACGCTGGATTTGCGAGCGCTGGAAGCGGCCGGACTGGTGTTGCGCACCGTCTATGCCGAGGTGCCGGTCAAGGTGGAATATTGCCTTACCGCCGAAGGTCAGCGTCTGCGCAAGGTGGTGGCTGTGGTGCAAGAGTTCGGTTTATGGCTGAAAGAAGAACATTTGCCGGCAACGCAAACCAAGGCTTCTGTACATGAACCAGCGCTATAG
- a CDS encoding SIS domain-containing protein has product MKQHINASLVEAQQSLNALLANPTALDAIEQAGRLLIDVFERKGRVYSCGNGGSMCDAMHFAEELTGRYRLDRAALGATAISDAGHLTCVGNDHGYEQVFSRYLEGHGRPGDCLLALSTSGTSKNIIRAAQTAQSLGMSVIILSGKQSEVLSALVSVYICTPGGTFADRVQELHIKVLHILIELVERHFFPENYAVKP; this is encoded by the coding sequence TTGAAGCAACACATCAATGCAAGCCTGGTCGAAGCACAGCAATCACTGAATGCCCTGCTCGCCAATCCGACAGCGCTGGACGCGATTGAACAAGCGGGCCGCTTGCTGATCGATGTGTTCGAGCGCAAGGGACGTGTGTATTCTTGCGGCAACGGCGGCTCGATGTGCGACGCCATGCACTTCGCCGAGGAACTGACCGGCCGCTACCGTCTCGACCGCGCCGCGCTTGGCGCTACCGCGATCAGCGATGCCGGGCACCTGACCTGCGTCGGCAACGACCATGGCTACGAACAGGTTTTTTCGCGCTACCTGGAAGGCCACGGCCGTCCCGGCGATTGTCTGCTGGCGCTAAGCACCAGCGGCACCAGCAAGAACATCATCCGGGCGGCGCAGACTGCGCAATCGCTGGGGATGAGCGTCATCATCTTGTCGGGCAAGCAGAGCGAGGTATTGTCCGCGCTCGTCAGCGTTTATATCTGCACGCCGGGCGGTACTTTTGCAGATCGCGTGCAAGAGTTGCACATCAAGGTTTTGCACATTTTGATCGAGCTGGTCGAGCGGCATTTTTTTCCGGAAAATTACGCCGTAAAACCGTAA
- a CDS encoding GntR family transcriptional regulator, whose translation MQNAIIGEETKAAPLVPKLERQRLHDTVVDHLRNLIVEAVLTPGTKLNERELCETLGISRTPLREALKVLAAEGLIEISPNRGASVSKMSETEIWETFELMSGLEAMSGELACDRITPVELAEIKALHYAMLACKAQNDLPGYYSRNQAIHDKINDAARNSVLRQTYLTLNRRLQALRFKSNFQPHKWDSAAHDHDEMVKALEARDGKRLATVLRQHLLDKRDAVLSAAALPAESPPEPQA comes from the coding sequence ATGCAAAATGCGATAATTGGCGAAGAAACAAAAGCTGCGCCGCTGGTGCCGAAACTGGAACGTCAGCGCTTGCATGACACGGTGGTCGACCACCTGCGCAACCTGATCGTCGAAGCGGTGCTGACGCCGGGAACCAAGCTCAATGAGCGGGAGTTATGCGAAACCCTCGGCATTTCACGTACGCCGTTGCGCGAAGCGCTGAAGGTATTGGCGGCCGAAGGCCTGATAGAGATTTCGCCGAACCGCGGCGCTTCGGTATCGAAGATGTCGGAAACGGAAATCTGGGAAACCTTTGAATTGATGAGCGGCCTGGAGGCGATGTCAGGCGAGCTGGCTTGCGACCGCATCACGCCGGTCGAGCTGGCGGAAATCAAGGCCTTGCACTATGCGATGCTGGCCTGCAAGGCGCAAAACGACCTGCCCGGCTACTACAGCCGCAACCAGGCAATCCACGACAAGATCAATGACGCTGCGCGCAATTCCGTGCTGCGCCAGACTTACCTGACCCTGAACCGGCGGCTGCAAGCCCTGCGCTTCAAATCGAATTTCCAGCCGCACAAATGGGATAGCGCCGCGCATGACCATGATGAAATGGTGAAAGCGCTGGAAGCGCGCGACGGCAAACGCCTGGCAACAGTGCTGCGCCAGCATTTGCTGGACAAGCGCGACGCCGTGCTCAGCGCAGCAGCCTTGCCGGCGGAAAGCCCGCCCGAACCGCAGGCTTGA
- a CDS encoding pyridoxal-phosphate-dependent aminotransferase family protein has protein sequence MLTLDFHPAGRHFLQIPGPSPVPDRILRAMSYPTIDHRGPEFGALGLQVLAGIKKIFKTEQPVVIYPASGTGAWEAALTNTLSAGDTVLMYETGHFATLWKKMAEALGLKPEFLGLPGIQGWRHGVQAERIEERLRNDREHQIKAVCVVHNETSTGVTSDIAAVRKAIDAAGHPALLIVDTISGLASADYRHDEWGVDVTVSGSQKGLMLPPGISFNAVSKKAIEASKTAKLPRAFWGWSEIIEMNATGYWPYTPNTNLLYGLSEALDMILGEGLENVFARHQRLAGACRAAVRAWGLEIQCADPALYSPVLTGVMTPPGFDADAIRKTIYENFNMSLGTGLGKMKGGMFRIGHLGEANDLTLMATLAGCEMGLKLAGVPLSASGVVAAMDNLGAQKSKPVLKAA, from the coding sequence ATGTTAACCCTAGACTTTCATCCAGCCGGCCGTCATTTCCTGCAAATCCCGGGACCGAGCCCGGTGCCGGATCGCATCTTGCGGGCCATGAGCTACCCCACCATCGACCACCGCGGCCCCGAATTCGGCGCCCTCGGTTTACAGGTGCTGGCTGGCATCAAGAAGATTTTCAAGACCGAGCAGCCGGTGGTGATCTACCCGGCGTCCGGCACTGGCGCCTGGGAAGCGGCGCTGACGAATACCTTGAGCGCGGGCGATACGGTGCTGATGTATGAGACCGGCCATTTCGCCACGCTGTGGAAGAAAATGGCTGAAGCGCTGGGCTTGAAGCCGGAGTTTCTCGGCTTGCCGGGCATTCAGGGCTGGCGTCATGGGGTGCAGGCGGAGCGCATCGAAGAGCGCTTGCGCAACGACAGGGAACACCAGATCAAGGCCGTATGCGTGGTGCATAACGAAACTTCGACCGGCGTCACCTCCGATATCGCGGCAGTGCGCAAGGCGATCGACGCCGCCGGTCATCCGGCTTTGCTGATCGTCGATACGATCTCCGGGCTGGCGTCGGCGGATTACCGTCATGACGAATGGGGCGTCGACGTGACTGTCTCCGGTTCGCAAAAGGGTTTGATGCTGCCGCCCGGGATCAGCTTCAACGCCGTATCTAAAAAAGCCATCGAAGCCAGCAAGACGGCAAAGCTGCCGCGCGCGTTCTGGGGCTGGAGCGAAATCATTGAAATGAACGCCACCGGTTACTGGCCCTATACCCCCAACACCAATTTGCTGTACGGCTTGTCGGAAGCGCTGGACATGATCCTGGGCGAAGGGCTGGAAAACGTATTCGCGCGTCACCAGCGTCTGGCCGGCGCATGTCGCGCCGCGGTGCGCGCCTGGGGCCTGGAGATCCAGTGTGCCGATCCTGCGTTGTACTCGCCGGTGCTGACCGGCGTCATGACGCCGCCTGGCTTCGATGCCGATGCGATCCGCAAGACCATCTATGAAAACTTCAACATGTCGCTTGGCACCGGTCTTGGAAAAATGAAGGGTGGCATGTTCCGTATCGGCCATCTGGGCGAAGCCAACGACCTGACCTTGATGGCGACGCTGGCCGGTTGTGAAATGGGGTTGAAGCTGGCGGGCGTTCCGCTGTCGGCCAGCGGTGTTGTTGCGGCGATGGACAACCTTGGCGCGCAAAAAAGCAAGCCGGTATTGAAGGCCGCATGA
- a CDS encoding MFS transporter: MKHLRLRATTVVLIMLCLMYFITYLDRVNVSTAAAGFAKEFDLSKTEIGLVFSAFAYPYLVFQIIGGWVSDKFGAKRTLIYCGILWGIATILTGFAGGLFSLLMARLLLGLGEGATFPAATTAMSRWVAKENRGFAQGITHAFARIGNAVAPALVVFIMAVHGWRESFYIFGVFSLIWVLVWAFVFTEHPEKHPRITTEELAVLPQGKKNTPKIPWGPLFKRMLPVTIVYFCYGWTLWLFLSWIPQYFLHSYDLDIKKSALFASSVFFAGVVGDTLGGIVSDKILKRTGNLKRARSQMVSVCMLLTLLSLLPLMFTHNVYISILSLSAGFFFAEMTIGPMWAIPMDIAPQYSGTASGMMNTGSALAAIISPVLSGYLIDRFGNWELPFVGSMILMGFGVFLAFRMQPDSKFEQGAAANAPATAKAGA; encoded by the coding sequence ATGAAGCACCTGCGTTTGCGCGCGACCACCGTCGTGTTGATCATGTTATGCCTGATGTATTTCATTACCTATCTGGACCGCGTCAATGTCAGCACCGCCGCAGCCGGCTTCGCTAAGGAATTCGATCTATCGAAAACCGAAATCGGCCTGGTGTTCTCGGCATTCGCCTATCCCTACCTGGTGTTCCAGATTATCGGCGGCTGGGTCAGCGACAAATTCGGCGCTAAACGTACCCTGATCTACTGCGGCATATTGTGGGGCATCGCCACCATCCTGACCGGTTTTGCCGGCGGCCTGTTTTCGTTGCTGATGGCGCGCTTGCTACTGGGCCTAGGCGAAGGCGCTACCTTTCCTGCCGCCACTACCGCCATGTCGCGCTGGGTGGCCAAGGAAAATCGGGGTTTCGCCCAAGGCATCACGCACGCATTTGCCCGCATCGGCAATGCGGTGGCGCCGGCGTTGGTGGTGTTCATCATGGCAGTGCATGGCTGGCGGGAATCGTTTTACATTTTCGGCGTGTTCAGCCTTATATGGGTGCTGGTCTGGGCCTTCGTGTTTACCGAACATCCGGAAAAACATCCGCGCATCACAACCGAAGAACTGGCGGTCCTGCCGCAAGGCAAGAAGAATACGCCAAAAATTCCCTGGGGGCCGCTGTTCAAGCGCATGCTGCCGGTGACTATCGTCTACTTCTGCTACGGCTGGACCTTGTGGCTGTTTTTGAGCTGGATTCCGCAATATTTCCTGCATAGCTACGATCTGGATATCAAGAAATCCGCGCTGTTTGCCTCCAGCGTGTTCTTCGCCGGCGTGGTGGGCGATACCCTTGGCGGCATCGTCAGCGACAAGATCCTGAAACGCACCGGCAACCTGAAGCGGGCGCGCAGCCAGATGGTGTCGGTCTGCATGTTGTTGACCTTGCTGTCGTTGCTGCCGCTGATGTTTACCCACAATGTCTACATCTCGATATTGTCCCTCAGCGCCGGTTTCTTTTTCGCCGAAATGACTATCGGGCCGATGTGGGCCATCCCGATGGATATCGCGCCGCAATATTCCGGCACCGCTAGCGGCATGATGAATACCGGTTCGGCGCTGGCCGCGATCATTTCGCCGGTATTGTCCGGTTACCTGATCGATCGCTTCGGCAATTGGGAGCTGCCGTTTGTCGGCAGCATGATCCTGATGGGCTTTGGCGTGTTCCTGGCGTTCCGCATGCAACCTGACAGCAAATTCGAACAAGGCGCCGCGGCCAACGCCCCGGCCACCGCCAAAGCCGGCGCATAG
- a CDS encoding 2-keto-4-pentenoate hydratase, with amino-acid sequence MTASTSPQQELAALLSKAYGDRIALECIPAELEPGSSEQAYQVQSAMLAYRQARIGGWKVGARSADGPVQGAPLPAERIYSATSVIERGDYPVLGIELEIMFCFDRDIEPGDAPLTPAQVLRNVGAMAASIEIVSSRIGGWPEVPKLLQLADLQNHGALIGGEFIGYDAGFPFTNPVAHLTLGGRDIFNGNGSNPAGDPRRLLTWLVQHCSAQGIAIPRGTVITTGSYTGMHFPDEPGLVIGQIAGLPPIHFELA; translated from the coding sequence ATGACCGCATCAACTTCACCGCAGCAAGAACTGGCGGCGCTGCTTAGCAAAGCCTACGGCGACCGCATCGCGCTCGAATGCATACCGGCGGAACTGGAGCCCGGCAGCAGCGAACAAGCCTATCAGGTGCAATCGGCCATGCTGGCGTACAGGCAAGCCAGGATAGGCGGCTGGAAGGTCGGCGCCAGATCGGCCGATGGTCCGGTGCAGGGAGCGCCGTTGCCGGCGGAACGCATCTATTCCGCCACGTCGGTGATCGAGCGCGGCGACTATCCGGTGCTGGGTATCGAGCTGGAAATCATGTTCTGCTTCGACCGGGATATCGAACCCGGTGACGCACCGTTGACGCCTGCGCAGGTGCTGCGCAACGTGGGCGCGATGGCGGCATCGATCGAAATCGTCTCCAGCCGCATCGGCGGCTGGCCGGAAGTGCCGAAATTGCTGCAGCTGGCGGATTTGCAGAACCACGGCGCCTTGATTGGCGGTGAATTCATCGGCTATGACGCCGGTTTTCCGTTTACCAATCCCGTGGCGCATCTGACGCTGGGCGGCCGCGATATCTTCAACGGCAACGGCAGCAATCCGGCTGGCGATCCGCGCCGGTTATTGACATGGTTGGTGCAGCACTGCAGCGCGCAAGGTATCGCCATTCCTCGCGGTACGGTGATTACTACGGGTTCCTATACCGGCATGCATTTTCCGGATGAACCCGGGCTGGTCATCGGCCAGATTGCGGGATTGCCACCGATTCATTTCGAATTGGCCTGA
- a CDS encoding FAD-binding and (Fe-S)-binding domain-containing protein — protein MLVKPIHLLPRGATFTTPLAEQLWRELRGDVLFGPADRGRYATDASIYQIMPLGAVVPRDQADLLLALEIARDNHTPVLARGAGTSQCGQTVGEALVIDNSKWLNQVIDFDAAARTVTVEPGMVLDHLNAWLKPYGLWFPVDVSTAAQCTIGGMAGNNSCGSRSIEYGNMVHNVVAIDAVLADGTQGCFGRLERMATGGRIGDIVTGLQGIARRERGEIAERIPKVLRRVGGYNIDLFDCQNPRAYTDDGMANLAHILVGSEGTLAYSRQITLALAPLPAHKVLGVVNFPTFYQAMDLTQHIVKLGPTAVELVDRTMIDLAMGNPAFKPVIEKALSGQPQAILLVEFAGESHDVLLQKLSSLDELMADLQLPGAVVKMAGASDQKALWDVRKAGLNIMMSMKGDGKPVSFIEDCAVPLEHLAEYTSQLTEVFHKYGTEGTWYAHASVGTLHVRPILDMRRGGAKDMREIAEAASALVRKYKGAYSGEHGDGLCRGEWVAWQYGPKINAAFGEIKELFDPRNHFNPDKIVRPPKMDDAVNFRFAPGYQELPRQPKLDWSSWNVKRNPLTGEESAPGTGDDRTDGLAKLVEMCNNNGHCRKFDAGTMCPSYRITKDEKHVTRGRANTLRLALSGQLGNEGLASEEVKEVLDLCVSCKGCKRDCPTGVDMAKVKIEARAAWIGKHGLGWRDRLIAFMPAYAPYASSAGSLIALAENIPLLSNWIKNRLGLAPQRSFPQFKKAFLANARPTAASGREVLLFVDTFNNYMEPENARAAQQVLEAAGYKVHFNTVASGRPLCCGRTYLSAGLVDQAKAEARRTLDSLMPYVERGIPIVGLEPSCLLSLRDEFLNYGYGEEAKKLAQSAYLFEEFLVNEKNNGRLQLDLKPLSGNKVLLHGHCHQKAFDALRPVQTVLQWIPQVELSTVESSCCGMAGSFGYEAEHYEASMAMAELTLLPAVRKAGKDSIVVADGTSCRHQIHDGADTQALHVARVLALSLTASSVTTRSD, from the coding sequence ATGCTGGTTAAACCAATCCATTTGCTACCCCGCGGTGCAACGTTCACGACGCCGCTGGCCGAGCAGCTGTGGCGCGAATTAAGGGGTGATGTCCTGTTCGGTCCGGCCGACCGCGGCAGGTACGCCACTGACGCTTCGATTTACCAGATCATGCCGCTCGGCGCGGTGGTGCCGCGCGACCAGGCGGATCTGCTGCTGGCGCTGGAGATTGCGCGCGACAACCATACGCCGGTTCTGGCGCGCGGCGCCGGCACCAGCCAGTGCGGGCAAACCGTAGGCGAAGCGCTGGTGATCGACAACAGCAAATGGCTCAACCAGGTGATCGACTTCGACGCCGCCGCGCGCACCGTGACAGTCGAGCCCGGTATGGTCCTCGACCATCTCAATGCCTGGCTAAAGCCGTATGGCTTGTGGTTTCCGGTGGATGTGTCTACCGCAGCCCAATGCACCATCGGCGGCATGGCCGGCAACAATTCCTGCGGCTCGCGCTCGATCGAATACGGCAACATGGTGCATAACGTGGTCGCCATCGACGCCGTGCTTGCGGACGGGACGCAAGGCTGCTTTGGCCGCCTGGAGCGAATGGCGACCGGTGGCCGCATCGGCGATATCGTCACCGGATTGCAAGGCATCGCCCGGCGCGAACGGGGCGAGATTGCCGAACGCATACCCAAGGTCTTGCGCCGGGTGGGTGGCTACAACATCGATCTCTTCGATTGCCAGAATCCGCGCGCCTACACCGATGACGGCATGGCCAACCTGGCGCATATCCTGGTCGGCTCGGAAGGCACGCTGGCCTACAGCCGCCAGATCACCCTGGCGCTGGCGCCGCTGCCGGCTCACAAGGTACTTGGCGTGGTCAACTTTCCCACCTTCTATCAGGCGATGGACCTGACCCAGCATATCGTCAAACTTGGTCCGACCGCGGTTGAACTTGTGGACCGCACCATGATCGATCTGGCCATGGGTAACCCAGCCTTCAAGCCGGTCATTGAAAAAGCCCTGAGCGGTCAGCCGCAAGCCATCTTGCTGGTTGAATTCGCCGGCGAAAGCCACGACGTCTTGTTGCAAAAACTGTCCAGCCTGGATGAATTGATGGCTGACCTGCAATTGCCAGGCGCGGTGGTGAAAATGGCCGGCGCTTCAGACCAGAAAGCCTTGTGGGATGTGCGTAAGGCCGGTCTCAACATCATGATGAGCATGAAGGGCGACGGCAAGCCGGTGTCCTTTATCGAAGACTGCGCCGTACCGTTGGAACACCTGGCGGAATACACCAGCCAGCTGACCGAGGTATTCCACAAGTACGGAACTGAAGGCACCTGGTATGCCCATGCCAGCGTCGGTACGCTGCATGTGCGGCCGATATTGGATATGCGCCGCGGCGGCGCCAAGGACATGCGTGAAATCGCCGAAGCAGCCTCGGCGCTGGTGCGCAAGTACAAGGGCGCCTATTCCGGCGAACATGGCGACGGTCTCTGCCGCGGCGAGTGGGTCGCGTGGCAGTACGGGCCGAAGATCAACGCTGCCTTTGGCGAAATCAAGGAGTTGTTCGATCCGCGCAATCATTTTAATCCCGACAAGATCGTGCGGCCGCCGAAAATGGACGATGCCGTCAACTTCCGCTTTGCGCCCGGTTACCAGGAATTGCCGCGTCAGCCCAAGCTGGACTGGTCATCGTGGAACGTCAAACGTAATCCGCTGACCGGCGAAGAAAGCGCTCCCGGTACTGGTGACGACAGGACCGACGGCCTGGCCAAGCTGGTTGAAATGTGCAACAACAACGGCCATTGCCGCAAATTCGACGCCGGCACCATGTGTCCCAGCTATCGCATCACCAAGGATGAGAAACACGTCACGCGTGGCCGCGCCAATACCTTGCGTCTGGCGCTCTCCGGCCAGCTTGGCAATGAGGGCTTGGCCAGCGAGGAAGTCAAGGAGGTGCTGGACTTGTGCGTCTCCTGCAAAGGTTGCAAGCGCGACTGCCCGACCGGCGTCGACATGGCGAAAGTCAAGATCGAAGCGCGTGCCGCCTGGATCGGCAAGCATGGCCTTGGCTGGCGCGATCGCCTGATTGCCTTCATGCCGGCCTATGCGCCCTACGCCAGCAGCGCAGGCAGCCTGATCGCATTGGCCGAAAATATTCCGCTGCTGTCTAACTGGATAAAGAATCGCCTGGGCCTGGCGCCGCAACGCTCTTTTCCGCAGTTCAAGAAGGCCTTCCTGGCGAACGCCAGGCCGACGGCGGCGAGCGGGCGCGAAGTGCTGCTATTCGTCGATACCTTCAACAACTACATGGAACCGGAAAACGCCCGCGCCGCGCAGCAAGTACTGGAAGCCGCCGGCTACAAGGTCCACTTCAATACGGTCGCCAGCGGCAGGCCCTTGTGCTGCGGCCGTACCTATCTGTCCGCAGGCCTGGTCGACCAGGCCAAAGCCGAAGCGCGCAGGACGCTGGATAGTTTGATGCCGTATGTCGAGCGCGGCATCCCCATTGTCGGGCTGGAACCGTCCTGCTTGTTGTCGTTGCGCGATGAGTTCTTGAATTACGGTTACGGCGAAGAGGCGAAAAAGCTGGCGCAATCGGCTTATCTGTTCGAAGAATTTCTTGTGAACGAGAAAAACAACGGCCGCCTTCAACTGGACCTGAAACCGCTGTCCGGCAATAAAGTCCTGCTGCACGGCCACTGCCATCAAAAAGCCTTTGATGCTTTGCGGCCGGTACAAACCGTCTTGCAATGGATCCCGCAGGTCGAACTGTCAACGGTAGAGTCTTCATGCTGCGGCATGGCCGGCAGCTTCGGTTACGAAGCTGAACACTACGAAGCGTCGATGGCCATGGCCGAACTCACGCTCTTGCCCGCGGTGCGCAAGGCCGGCAAAGACAGCATCGTGGTAGCAGACGGCACCAGTTGCCGCCATCAAATCCACGATGGCGCGGACACGCAGGCTTTGCATGTAGCGCGGGTGCTGGCCTTGTCTTTGACGGCATCGTCGGTGACAACGCGCTCAGATTGA
- a CDS encoding RtcB family protein: protein MPIKQSLHKGLVPVHIFTDDIDHSALQQLLNIANLPIVYPHVAAMPDVHAGIGATVGSVIPTRAAIIPAAVGVDIGCGMNAVRTTLTASQLPDNLARLRSAIEAAIPVGFEQHEWNKVRGSAHARVGRPLNDRLDRIVAKHKGIMKMQHKFAQTWICQIGTLGGGNHFIEICLDEEQRVWIMLHSGSRGIGNVIGRYFISAAKKDMARNHVNLPDKDLSYFSEGSLLFDDYVDAVDWAQDYALINRREMMRRTVDVLTQQLPPFKLDGEAINCHHNYVSREMHGNENLFITRKGAISARAGELGIIPGSMGAKSYIVRGKGNPESFCSCSHGAGRRMSRTEAKRRFSRFDLADQTLGIECRKDGGVVDEIPAAYKDIDQVMAHQTDLVDEVHTLRQVICIKG from the coding sequence ATGCCAATCAAACAGAGCTTGCACAAGGGCCTGGTGCCCGTGCACATATTTACCGACGATATCGATCACAGCGCGCTCCAGCAGCTGCTCAATATCGCCAACCTGCCGATCGTGTATCCGCACGTGGCGGCAATGCCGGACGTCCATGCCGGCATCGGCGCCACCGTCGGCAGCGTGATTCCTACCCGCGCCGCCATCATTCCGGCAGCGGTCGGGGTCGATATCGGCTGCGGCATGAATGCAGTCCGTACCACGCTGACGGCCAGCCAGCTGCCGGACAACCTGGCGCGCCTGCGCAGCGCCATTGAAGCGGCGATTCCGGTCGGCTTCGAACAGCATGAGTGGAACAAGGTGCGCGGTTCGGCCCATGCACGCGTCGGCCGGCCGCTAAACGACCGGCTGGACCGGATCGTGGCCAAGCACAAGGGCATCATGAAGATGCAGCACAAATTTGCCCAGACCTGGATTTGCCAGATCGGCACGCTGGGCGGCGGCAACCACTTCATCGAGATCTGCCTGGACGAAGAACAACGGGTCTGGATCATGCTGCATTCCGGCTCGCGCGGCATCGGCAACGTGATCGGACGCTATTTCATTTCCGCCGCAAAAAAGGATATGGCCCGCAACCATGTCAACTTGCCGGACAAGGACCTGTCTTACTTCAGCGAAGGATCGCTGCTGTTCGACGATTACGTCGACGCCGTCGACTGGGCGCAAGACTATGCCTTGATTAACCGTCGCGAAATGATGCGGCGCACGGTCGACGTGCTGACGCAGCAACTGCCGCCGTTCAAACTCGATGGCGAAGCGATCAACTGCCATCACAACTATGTATCGCGTGAGATGCACGGTAATGAAAACCTGTTCATCACCCGCAAAGGAGCGATCTCGGCGCGTGCAGGCGAGCTCGGCATCATTCCTGGCAGCATGGGCGCTAAGAGCTACATCGTGCGCGGCAAGGGCAATCCGGAATCGTTCTGTTCCTGCTCGCATGGGGCAGGGCGGCGCATGAGCCGGACCGAAGCCAAGCGTCGCTTCAGCCGCTTCGACCTGGCCGACCAGACACTGGGAATCGAATGCCGCAAGGATGGCGGCGTAGTCGATGAAATTCCAGCCGCCTACAAGGACATCGACCAGGTCATGGCGCATCAGACCGATCTGGTCGACGAGGTGCACACGCTGCGCCAGGTCATTTGCATAAAAGGATGA
- a CDS encoding HNH endonuclease, with the protein MKMTSHILTLDIAGNPFDWISPQDAVLYYASGKVAWELGDGDIVFRGGYSHAGIQSRIAVKPIIAIAGSAIMARMLHLELPLGHHNDLLFRRDRYTCAYCGGRFPHNELSRDHVLARSRGGRDTWMNCVTACKDCNQEKGSKALESFRPLLYVPYVPCRAEHYLLSGRNVLADQHDYLAARLPKHSRMRELN; encoded by the coding sequence ATGAAAATGACCTCCCATATCCTGACTCTCGATATCGCGGGAAACCCGTTCGACTGGATTTCGCCGCAAGATGCTGTGCTCTATTATGCGAGCGGGAAGGTGGCTTGGGAACTTGGAGACGGCGACATCGTTTTCCGCGGCGGTTATTCCCATGCAGGCATTCAGTCGCGCATCGCCGTCAAACCTATCATCGCCATCGCCGGCAGCGCCATCATGGCGCGCATGCTGCACCTGGAACTGCCGCTGGGCCATCACAACGATCTGCTGTTCCGCCGCGACCGTTACACCTGTGCCTATTGCGGCGGCCGCTTTCCCCACAATGAATTGTCGCGCGACCATGTGCTGGCGCGTTCGCGCGGCGGCCGGGATACGTGGATGAATTGCGTGACGGCGTGCAAGGACTGCAACCAGGAAAAAGGCAGCAAGGCGCTGGAGAGTTTCCGCCCGCTGCTGTACGTGCCGTATGTGCCTTGCCGCGCCGAACACTATCTGCTAAGCGGCCGCAACGTACTGGCCGACCAGCACGACTACCTGGCCGCGCGCCTGCCAAAGCACAGCCGCATGCGCGAATTGAACTAA